One Aphidius gifuensis isolate YNYX2018 linkage group LG3, ASM1490517v1, whole genome shotgun sequence DNA window includes the following coding sequences:
- the LOC122853059 gene encoding peroxiredoxin-2-like — translation MLKISEVCCEDEYDSMKNYEKTPVLMKRAPFWSGAAVQNAKLVNISMKDFINKYMVLIFYPYDFTIVCPSELIQFSDRFEEFQDLDSELIAVSTDSQYTHLAWTTTPRQNGGLGGMNIPILSDKNHRISKRYGVLDEELGVPHKAIFIIDNKQILRHVSTSDMAISRSVDEVLRVIKACQFVDKYGNVCPMRSPCDDDTCESKNTKDND, via the exons atgttaaaaattagtGAAGTTTGTTGTGAAGACGAGTatgattcaatgaaaaattatgaaaaaactCCAGTACTAATGAAACGTGCACCATTTTGGTCTGGTGCAGCTGTACAAAATGCTAAACTTGTTAATATATCAATGaaagattttataaataaatacatggtGCTAATATTTTATCCATAtgattttacaattgtttgtcCATCTGAATTGATTCAATTCAGTGATAGATTTGAGGAATTTCAAGATTTgg aTAGTGAGTTGATAGCAGTATCAACAGACTCACAGTATACACATTTAGCTTGGACAACAACACCACGACAAAACGGTGGTTTAGGAGGAATGAATATACCAATTTTATCTGATAAAAATCATCGTATATCAAAACGTTATGGTGTACTTGATGAGGAACTTGGTGTACCACATAAagcaatatttatcattgataataaacaaatacttCGTCATGTATCAACAAGTGACATGGCTATTTCTCGATCAGTTGATGAAGTACTGAGAGTTATTAAAGCATgtcaatttgttgataaatatggTAATGTTTGTCCAATGCGTTCACCATGTGATGATGATACTTGCGAGTCAAAAAATACTAAAGATAATGATTAA